Proteins encoded in a region of the Paramagnetospirillum magneticum AMB-1 genome:
- a CDS encoding class I SAM-dependent methyltransferase has translation MIDIGHLFVCPLCREGLTSSGDGYACTSCHRHFGKANGVWDFRVEPAAAEPPLYSDPFFRRHRECLAQLHAQHYGENSMSGQLEDRFKQVARKLMETEPDFVGDIGCGTGGAFSTFGPPSRMIGVDQDIKLLEVAARRYPEATLVCCDLLRSPLRQGAFPALICLCCLEHVYWLEDSLAVMHDLLAPGGRLYVMIPTEGGLAWSTARNLFTLSVNAKISGMTNDQYRHVMRIEHCNNFEAVNSALFKFFEIERFNFWPMGIGGHHLNLIGLYSLKRRTSQMMALASKS, from the coding sequence ATGATCGATATCGGCCACTTGTTCGTGTGCCCCCTTTGCCGGGAAGGTCTCACGTCCTCGGGCGACGGTTACGCCTGCACCTCATGCCACCGTCATTTTGGAAAAGCAAATGGGGTCTGGGATTTCAGGGTCGAGCCCGCCGCTGCCGAGCCGCCGCTTTACAGCGATCCCTTTTTCCGTCGCCACAGGGAATGTCTGGCGCAATTGCACGCCCAGCATTACGGCGAAAACTCCATGTCCGGACAGCTCGAGGACCGCTTTAAGCAGGTCGCCCGGAAGCTGATGGAGACGGAGCCTGATTTTGTCGGAGATATCGGCTGTGGAACCGGCGGTGCTTTCAGTACCTTCGGCCCGCCATCGCGGATGATCGGGGTCGATCAAGACATTAAGCTGTTGGAAGTTGCCGCGCGCAGATATCCCGAAGCCACTTTGGTGTGCTGTGACCTTCTGCGCTCTCCGCTGCGCCAAGGTGCGTTTCCCGCCCTCATCTGCCTTTGCTGCCTCGAGCACGTATACTGGCTGGAGGACTCGTTGGCGGTAATGCACGATTTGCTGGCTCCGGGCGGCCGTCTCTACGTCATGATTCCGACCGAAGGCGGGCTTGCCTGGTCGACGGCCCGTAACCTCTTCACCTTGTCCGTGAATGCAAAAATATCAGGCATGACAAATGATCAATACCGCCACGTGATGCGAATTGAGCATTGTAATAATTTTGAGGCTGTAAACAGCGCACTGTTCAAATTTTTCGAAATAGAGCGCTTTAATTTCTGGCCGATGGGTATTGGTGGGCATCACTTGAACCTCATTGGCCTCTACTCCCTGAAGCGGAGAACATCACAGATGATGGCGCTCGCTTCCAAGAGTTAG
- a CDS encoding glycosyltransferase family 2 protein, translating to MSSYEGQAREDSGESFELVSVIVPGYNEADSIEELYRRVGAALDGIGQPFEFIYVDDGSTDNSLEIIEKLRKTKRNIRVISHYINHGKSLALMQGFDAACGDVAVTIDADLQDLPEEIPALLAELRRGFDLANGWRINRRDTFAKRQVSRFYNALTNRFLKCSVHDINCGLKAMRRDVYKSLQLRGDLHRLIPALAAGTGFAVSEVKVDHADRKYGSSKYRLLRHRGLLDIIVVAASQAGRTRPFHVFFELGITIFAIVGLPSLIAWLLVQFVAEPGGAWARVWSTGTLLLFAWSLCVATMLPIIGFVMDINTARYQDYDWRRKLLRPGKADPAGEP from the coding sequence ATGTCGTCTTATGAGGGGCAGGCTAGGGAAGATTCGGGGGAATCCTTCGAACTGGTCAGTGTGATCGTTCCTGGTTACAACGAAGCCGACAGCATTGAAGAGTTGTACAGGCGGGTCGGTGCCGCGCTTGATGGCATTGGTCAACCGTTTGAATTTATTTATGTCGATGATGGAAGTACCGATAATTCTTTAGAAATTATCGAGAAGCTGCGCAAGACGAAGCGCAATATCAGGGTTATTTCCCATTACATCAATCACGGCAAATCGTTGGCCCTGATGCAAGGATTCGACGCGGCTTGCGGTGATGTTGCCGTGACGATCGACGCGGATCTCCAAGATTTGCCGGAGGAAATCCCGGCATTACTTGCCGAATTGCGGCGCGGTTTTGATTTGGCCAATGGGTGGCGCATTAATCGCCGGGATACGTTTGCCAAACGACAGGTTTCGCGTTTCTACAACGCTTTGACCAACCGTTTTCTGAAATGCTCGGTCCACGACATCAATTGCGGCCTCAAGGCCATGCGCCGCGATGTATACAAAAGCCTTCAACTGCGAGGCGACCTTCATCGCCTGATACCGGCTCTGGCGGCCGGCACCGGTTTTGCCGTTTCCGAGGTCAAGGTGGACCACGCCGACCGGAAGTATGGCTCGTCCAAATATCGACTGCTGCGTCACCGCGGTCTGCTGGACATCATCGTGGTCGCGGCCAGCCAGGCGGGCCGGACCCGTCCGTTCCATGTGTTCTTCGAACTGGGCATCACGATTTTTGCCATCGTCGGCCTGCCGTCCTTAATCGCTTGGTTGCTGGTGCAGTTCGTGGCAGAACCCGGTGGCGCCTGGGCCCGGGTCTGGAGCACGGGAACGCTGCTCTTGTTCGCCTGGTCGCTTTGCGTCGCGACCATGCTTCCCATCATCGGCTTCGTCATGGACATCAACACCGCTCGTTATCAGGATTATGACTGGCGGCGGAAACTGCTGCGCCCAGGGAAGGCGGACCCTGCCGGTGAGCCCTGA
- a CDS encoding B12-binding domain-containing radical SAM protein, whose amino-acid sequence MDALVTDIPLSLIYAASDSVKRGYAVKVVDLRIEREDWREVLAPYLQQGVKLVGISVMTGRPLVNSRDISQFVREVAPKTKIIWGGPHPTVVPDTIKETYIDYLGRGYGSELLASLLDLLSGKRDDMEIPGLSYKQADGTPVHIPRPSTFETLSYKDLPYQLIDVNHPGYVRSYNNQRIFPIFTSIGCPYKCNFCVSPAVYREINGAKWRPLENEEVINHIE is encoded by the coding sequence ATGGATGCGCTGGTCACGGATATCCCACTCAGCTTGATCTATGCTGCTTCGGACAGCGTCAAGCGTGGATATGCCGTCAAGGTCGTCGATCTGCGTATTGAGCGGGAGGACTGGCGTGAGGTGCTCGCCCCTTACCTGCAGCAAGGTGTGAAGCTGGTCGGCATATCGGTGATGACCGGCCGGCCGCTGGTCAATTCCCGCGACATTTCCCAATTCGTGCGCGAAGTGGCGCCTAAGACCAAGATCATCTGGGGCGGGCCGCATCCCACGGTGGTTCCCGACACGATCAAAGAGACGTACATCGACTATCTGGGTCGAGGCTACGGGTCGGAATTGCTGGCCTCCTTGCTTGATCTGCTCAGCGGCAAGCGGGACGACATGGAGATCCCTGGTCTGTCGTACAAGCAGGCTGACGGGACTCCGGTGCACATTCCCCGTCCGAGCACTTTCGAGACTCTGAGCTACAAGGATCTTCCCTACCAGCTGATCGACGTCAACCATCCGGGATACGTCCGCAGCTACAATAACCAGCGCATCTTCCCGATCTTTACCAGCATCGGCTGCCCGTATAAGTGCAATTTCTGCGTCTCTCCAGCCGTTTATCGTGAGATCAACGGCGCCAAGTGGCGACCGCTGGAGAACGAGGAGGTCATCAACCATATCGAATAG
- a CDS encoding B12-binding domain-containing radical SAM protein has protein sequence MAKAVFLKPSAGGKDRNIVRDFIYGCWCNGKRVGGMSMPPLHELMAATHARQDGLEILFVDAQYEPERFAALERQRFDGVIAICMMSSTQSFRQDLEVIRAIKQLNPKVKSVLYGSHPTFMPNFCLKEPEVDFIATREAEESLRELLGALLNGDNWEGIAGIGWRDADGKPQMSPTRAFANMNDLPIPDRRLLPAKVDYFNPMVKRVPFTTMITSRGCPARCNYCTAPTFYGNKTRARSTAKIIEELREIRDLGYREIFFRDETFSAYKGRNMQVYETMLSENLDFTWIANGRVDMIDREQLALMKRAGCHTLKFGVETGSQMMLDTYKKGTTIEQAVEAFRTAREVGINTHAHIIFGGPGETLDTIRHTVDFVSNTLKATTATFGILTPYPGTELFDMVAERHPEIMDGSASNMENLHTESFYSSALCDIPPETLSKEIVRAYRGFYLRPAYLLHKLRLISSIEEFMVNVIAGLNVVSFAVSGKK, from the coding sequence ATGGCAAAAGCTGTATTCCTGAAGCCCTCCGCGGGGGGCAAGGACCGCAATATCGTTCGCGACTTCATTTATGGTTGCTGGTGTAACGGCAAGCGGGTGGGCGGCATGTCCATGCCTCCCCTGCACGAGTTGATGGCGGCAACCCATGCCCGCCAGGACGGACTGGAGATCCTGTTCGTCGACGCCCAGTACGAGCCCGAGCGTTTCGCCGCGCTCGAACGGCAGCGGTTCGACGGTGTCATTGCCATCTGCATGATGAGCTCGACGCAGTCCTTCCGTCAGGACCTGGAGGTGATCCGCGCCATCAAGCAGCTCAATCCCAAGGTCAAGAGCGTGCTGTACGGGTCGCATCCCACTTTCATGCCCAATTTCTGCCTGAAGGAGCCCGAGGTCGACTTCATCGCCACCCGGGAGGCGGAGGAGAGCCTGCGCGAACTTCTGGGTGCGCTCCTTAACGGCGACAATTGGGAAGGCATCGCCGGCATCGGCTGGCGCGACGCCGATGGCAAGCCGCAGATGAGCCCGACGCGGGCGTTCGCCAACATGAACGACCTGCCCATTCCGGACCGCAGGCTGTTGCCGGCCAAGGTCGACTATTTCAACCCCATGGTGAAGCGGGTGCCCTTCACCACGATGATCACCTCGCGCGGCTGCCCCGCCCGCTGCAACTATTGCACGGCGCCGACCTTCTACGGCAACAAGACCCGCGCCCGCAGCACCGCCAAGATCATCGAGGAACTGCGCGAGATCCGGGATCTGGGTTATCGCGAGATCTTCTTCCGCGACGAGACCTTCTCGGCCTACAAGGGCCGGAACATGCAGGTCTACGAGACCATGCTGTCCGAGAACCTGGACTTCACCTGGATCGCCAATGGTCGTGTCGACATGATTGATCGCGAGCAATTGGCCCTGATGAAGCGGGCGGGGTGCCACACCCTCAAGTTCGGCGTCGAGACCGGCAGCCAGATGATGCTCGATACCTACAAGAAGGGCACGACCATCGAGCAGGCGGTGGAAGCGTTCCGGACGGCCCGGGAGGTGGGGATCAACACCCATGCCCACATCATCTTTGGCGGACCGGGCGAGACACTGGACACCATCCGCCACACGGTGGATTTCGTCTCCAACACGCTGAAGGCGACCACCGCCACGTTCGGAATTCTGACCCCCTATCCCGGGACGGAGCTTTTCGACATGGTCGCCGAGCGCCACCCCGAGATCATGGACGGTTCCGCCTCGAACATGGAGAATCTCCATACCGAGAGCTTCTATTCCTCCGCCCTGTGCGATATTCCGCCTGAGACTTTGTCTAAGGAGATCGTCCGCGCCTACCGTGGCTTTTATCTCCGGCCCGCCTATCTGCTGCACAAGCTGCGGCTGATCAGCAGCATCGAGGAGTTCATGGTCAACGTGATCGCTGGGCTGAACGTGGTCTCGTTCGCCGTTTCCGGAAAGAAGTAG
- the asnB gene encoding asparagine synthase (glutamine-hydrolyzing), with the protein MCGIFGMVRGGGRPVESNVLAAMKTALHHRGPDGNGIFAEGPVGLGNTRLAVVDTAGGSQPVIDPSSGAAIVYNGELFNHLELRAELESVGWCFRTHSDTEVVLAAFCVWGEDCVLRFNGMYAFAVFDPKARRVFIARDPAGIKPLYLTETADGLAFASEAKALLPIAGRRPDWQALWGYLTYGYMAPDCSPFAGITKFPAGSLAWIDLELPAARLAVRPYWQPRFGCGAPLAEGEAVDRLDALLSQAVKHELMSDVPVGLFLSGGLDSSAVAYYAARRHGQAISSFGLAFEETTHDESNDARTVARHLGIEHKELMFSPALVREGLRRVTETMDEPFGDSTVVPLLMLSRFAREHVTVVLTGWGGDEVLAGYPTLTAHRVASLYRRLPGMLAHGLVPALVDRLPVSDKYLSFEFKARRFLRGMKLTPEQQHFLWMGYFDDAFKHALLTPDVTAQVAQQDSLAHFAGMAAGMAEPTLTDRIMHLDFRYFLHGNGLFQADRMTMAASLEARVPLLNKQMLDFALPLPAGLKMAGGTPKGLLKKALAPHLPPAILSKPKKGFGPPSGHWVRSVFGPLLDHLFSRERIEAQGILNHATVARLLAEHRELKADHGRTLWALMSLQLWYDRFILDQASPLERAA; encoded by the coding sequence ATGTGCGGCATTTTCGGTATGGTCCGGGGGGGCGGTCGGCCGGTTGAGTCCAATGTGCTGGCCGCCATGAAGACGGCCTTGCATCATCGTGGGCCCGACGGCAACGGGATCTTCGCCGAGGGGCCGGTGGGTCTGGGCAATACCCGGCTGGCGGTGGTCGATACCGCCGGCGGCTCCCAGCCGGTGATCGACCCGTCCAGCGGCGCGGCCATCGTCTATAACGGTGAACTCTTCAACCACCTGGAACTGCGCGCGGAACTCGAATCGGTGGGCTGGTGCTTCCGGACCCATTCCGATACCGAGGTGGTGCTGGCTGCCTTCTGCGTCTGGGGCGAGGATTGCGTGCTGCGCTTCAACGGCATGTATGCCTTCGCCGTGTTCGATCCCAAGGCTCGGAGGGTATTCATCGCCCGTGATCCGGCGGGCATCAAGCCGCTCTATCTGACCGAGACCGCGGATGGTCTGGCCTTCGCGTCGGAAGCCAAGGCGCTGTTGCCGATCGCGGGACGCCGCCCTGACTGGCAGGCGCTGTGGGGCTACCTCACCTATGGCTATATGGCGCCGGATTGCTCTCCCTTTGCCGGAATCACCAAGTTTCCCGCCGGTTCCCTGGCCTGGATCGACCTGGAGCTGCCGGCGGCGCGTCTTGCCGTCAGACCCTATTGGCAGCCCCGGTTCGGCTGCGGGGCTCCGCTTGCCGAGGGCGAGGCCGTCGACCGACTGGATGCGCTTCTGTCCCAGGCGGTCAAGCATGAGTTGATGAGCGACGTGCCGGTGGGGCTTTTCCTGTCCGGCGGCCTGGATTCCTCGGCGGTTGCCTATTACGCCGCCCGCCGCCACGGACAGGCCATTTCCTCGTTCGGCCTGGCCTTCGAGGAAACGACCCACGATGAGTCGAACGATGCTCGCACGGTCGCCAGGCATCTGGGGATCGAGCATAAGGAACTGATGTTCTCTCCGGCCCTGGTGCGCGAGGGGCTGCGCCGGGTAACGGAGACCATGGATGAACCCTTCGGCGATTCCACGGTGGTGCCGCTGCTGATGTTGTCGCGCTTCGCCCGCGAGCATGTCACGGTGGTCCTGACCGGGTGGGGTGGGGACGAGGTGCTGGCTGGCTATCCAACCTTGACCGCCCATCGGGTGGCCAGCCTGTATCGCCGTTTGCCGGGAATGCTGGCCCATGGCTTGGTGCCCGCCCTGGTCGACCGGCTGCCGGTCTCGGACAAGTATCTGAGCTTTGAATTCAAGGCCCGGCGCTTCCTGCGCGGTATGAAACTGACCCCAGAACAGCAGCATTTTCTCTGGATGGGCTATTTCGACGACGCCTTCAAGCATGCCCTCCTGACTCCAGATGTGACGGCGCAGGTGGCGCAGCAGGACAGCCTGGCGCACTTTGCCGGCATGGCCGCCGGGATGGCGGAGCCGACCCTGACCGACCGGATCATGCATCTGGACTTCCGCTACTTCCTGCACGGCAACGGCCTTTTTCAGGCGGATCGCATGACCATGGCCGCCTCGCTTGAGGCGCGGGTTCCGTTGCTGAACAAGCAGATGCTGGATTTCGCTCTGCCGCTGCCCGCCGGGCTCAAGATGGCGGGTGGCACGCCGAAGGGATTGCTGAAGAAGGCCCTGGCCCCCCATCTGCCGCCTGCCATCCTGAGCAAGCCCAAGAAGGGATTCGGGCCGCCGTCGGGGCATTGGGTCCGTTCGGTGTTTGGCCCGTTGCTCGACCATTTGTTCAGCCGCGAGCGGATCGAGGCCCAGGGCATTCTCAACCACGCCACGGTCGCGCGCCTGCTGGCCGAGCATCGGGAACTCAAAGCCGACCACGGCCGTACGCTGTGGGCGCTGATGTCATTACAATTGTGGTATGACCGTTTCATTCTGGATCAGGCGTCCCCCCTGGAACGCGCGGCATGA
- the rfbF gene encoding glucose-1-phosphate cytidylyltransferase: protein MKVVILCGGFGTRIRDVADDIPKPMIPIGNLPIVWHIMKSYSAAGHKDFVLCLGYKSHAVKQFFLNYDIHGGDFTIALGAEKQITHHGEVRHDDWSVTLAETGLNAMTGARIRRIRKYLGDDENFLLTYGDGVSDVDLDALLEFHKSHGKILTVTGVHPPGRFGEIEHANGQVQGFNEKSQTTSGMISGGYFVCRREIFDYLDDREDLVFEVGPVRALVAAGEMMVYEHHGFWQCMDTYRDWSLLRDLWDSGKAPWKSWE from the coding sequence ATGAAGGTTGTCATTCTGTGCGGCGGTTTCGGGACGCGGATCCGCGACGTGGCCGACGACATTCCCAAGCCGATGATTCCCATCGGGAATCTGCCCATCGTCTGGCACATCATGAAGAGCTACTCGGCGGCGGGTCACAAGGACTTCGTGCTGTGCCTGGGTTATAAGAGCCACGCGGTGAAGCAGTTCTTCCTGAACTACGACATCCACGGCGGCGACTTCACCATCGCGCTGGGAGCCGAGAAGCAGATCACCCATCACGGCGAAGTGCGCCACGACGACTGGAGCGTCACCCTGGCCGAGACCGGGCTGAACGCCATGACCGGCGCCCGCATCAGGCGGATCAGGAAGTATCTGGGCGACGACGAGAACTTCCTGCTGACCTATGGCGACGGGGTTTCCGATGTGGACCTGGACGCTCTGCTGGAATTCCACAAGTCCCACGGCAAGATCCTGACGGTGACCGGCGTCCATCCGCCCGGCCGCTTCGGCGAGATCGAGCACGCCAACGGTCAGGTTCAGGGCTTCAACGAGAAGTCGCAGACCACCTCGGGCATGATCTCGGGGGGCTATTTCGTCTGCCGGCGCGAGATCTTCGATTACCTCGACGACCGCGAGGATCTGGTGTTCGAGGTCGGCCCGGTCCGCGCCCTGGTGGCGGCGGGCGAGATGATGGTCTACGAACATCACGGCTTCTGGCAGTGCATGGACACCTACCGCGACTGGAGTCTGCTGCGCGATCTGTGGGACAGCGGCAAGGCGCCCTGGAAGTCGTGGGAATGA
- a CDS encoding SDR family oxidoreductase yields MSKGSPILLTGGFGYLGGRIARHLLAQGKKVRITTRRGPESWPDWAKDAEVVRLKPSDDTALLAACQGVSALVHLSAMNEVDCTTDPVGALEANGVDTVRLLQAALKAGVGRFVYFSTARVYGEPLIGRIEESMICRPVHPYGISHKVAEDYILAEHAKGRIQAACLRLSNALGAPADPLINRWTLVANDLCRQAASTGKMVLKSSGVALRDFIPMAEVARAVQVLLEVDGPKLGDGIFNLGVGHSSSIRDLADLILARAEAVLGTRPVLERPDPKPGEVADPLDFRVDRLAAAGFAASRDLAPEIDQTLILCRKAFG; encoded by the coding sequence ATGAGCAAGGGCTCTCCAATCCTTCTGACCGGCGGCTTCGGCTATCTCGGCGGTCGTATCGCACGGCACTTGCTGGCCCAGGGCAAAAAGGTGCGCATCACCACAAGGCGTGGCCCGGAGAGCTGGCCCGACTGGGCCAAGGACGCCGAAGTGGTGCGTCTTAAGCCCTCCGACGATACCGCCTTGCTGGCGGCCTGCCAGGGCGTGTCGGCCCTGGTCCATCTTTCGGCCATGAACGAAGTGGATTGCACCACCGATCCGGTGGGCGCGCTGGAGGCCAACGGCGTCGACACGGTGCGGCTGCTGCAGGCGGCGCTGAAGGCCGGTGTCGGGCGCTTCGTCTATTTCTCCACCGCCCGGGTCTATGGCGAGCCGCTGATCGGGCGGATCGAGGAGAGCATGATCTGCCGCCCGGTCCACCCCTATGGCATCAGCCACAAGGTGGCCGAGGATTACATCCTGGCCGAGCACGCCAAGGGCCGCATCCAGGCGGCCTGTCTGCGGCTGTCCAATGCCCTGGGCGCGCCGGCCGATCCGCTGATCAACCGCTGGACCCTGGTGGCCAACGATCTGTGTCGCCAGGCGGCGTCCACCGGCAAGATGGTGCTGAAAAGCAGCGGCGTGGCGCTGCGCGATTTCATCCCCATGGCCGAAGTGGCCCGCGCCGTCCAGGTTCTGCTGGAGGTCGACGGGCCTAAGTTGGGCGATGGCATCTTCAACCTGGGTGTGGGCCATTCCTCTTCCATCCGCGATCTGGCCGATCTGATCCTGGCTCGGGCCGAGGCGGTGCTGGGCACCCGTCCGGTGCTGGAGCGCCCCGATCCCAAGCCGGGCGAGGTGGCCGATCCCCTGGACTTCCGGGTGGACAGGCTGGCGGCGGCGGGCTTTGCCGCGTCCCGAGATCTGGCGCCCGAGATCGATCAAACCCTGATTTTGTGCCGCAAGGCCTTTGGCTGA
- a CDS encoding NAD-dependent epimerase/dehydratase family protein, protein MRVLVTGHNGYIGPVMLRVLQAAGHDCVGLDTDYFVGCEFEAARAPCPELKVDIRDVEPKHLEGFDAIVHLAALSNDPMGDINDDWTYDINLRATIKLAEYAKAAGVKRFVYASSCSIYGSSGIAGFVDETAPFAPLTAYAISKVKCEEALAALAGPGFSPTYMRNATAFGASPRLRVDIVLNNLCAWAVTTGKINIMSDGSPWRPVVHIEDISRAVAAVLAAPVEVVHDQGFNVGLNSENYQVRDIAGFVRAVVPEAEVTYAGGNNPDPRSYRVSFDKYAKAFPDFPLTWTVAAGARELVDAYRAHGLTLDEFQGRRYIRLKQIKHLIDTGLVDDSLRWTK, encoded by the coding sequence ATGCGCGTCCTGGTTACCGGTCATAACGGCTATATCGGCCCCGTGATGTTGCGGGTGCTGCAGGCGGCCGGTCACGATTGCGTCGGTCTCGACACCGACTACTTCGTGGGCTGCGAGTTCGAGGCGGCCAGGGCGCCCTGCCCGGAACTCAAGGTCGACATCCGCGACGTGGAGCCGAAGCATCTGGAAGGCTTCGACGCTATCGTCCATCTGGCCGCCCTGTCCAACGACCCCATGGGCGACATAAACGACGACTGGACCTACGACATCAACCTGCGGGCCACCATCAAGCTGGCGGAATACGCCAAGGCCGCCGGCGTAAAGCGCTTCGTCTACGCCTCGTCGTGCTCCATCTACGGCTCGTCGGGCATCGCCGGCTTTGTCGACGAGACGGCGCCCTTCGCGCCGCTGACCGCCTATGCCATCAGCAAGGTGAAGTGCGAGGAGGCCCTGGCCGCCCTGGCCGGGCCGGGCTTCTCGCCCACCTATATGCGCAACGCCACGGCGTTCGGCGCCAGCCCCCGGCTGCGCGTCGACATCGTCTTGAACAATCTGTGCGCCTGGGCGGTGACCACCGGCAAGATCAACATCATGAGCGACGGCAGCCCCTGGCGCCCCGTGGTCCACATCGAGGACATCAGCCGCGCCGTCGCCGCCGTGCTGGCCGCCCCCGTCGAAGTGGTGCACGATCAGGGCTTCAACGTCGGCCTGAACAGCGAAAACTACCAGGTGCGCGACATCGCCGGCTTCGTCAGGGCGGTGGTGCCCGAGGCCGAGGTCACCTATGCCGGCGGCAACAATCCCGATCCGCGCTCCTACCGGGTCAGCTTCGACAAATACGCCAAGGCCTTTCCCGACTTTCCCCTGACGTGGACGGTGGCGGCCGGCGCCCGCGAGCTGGTGGACGCCTACCGCGCCCACGGCCTGACCCTGGACGAGTTCCAGGGACGGCGCTATATCCGCCTCAAGCAGATCAAGCACCTGATCGACACCGGCCTGGTGGACGACAGCCTGCGCTGGACGAAGTAA
- a CDS encoding dTDP-4-dehydrorhamnose 3,5-epimerase family protein encodes MSSKIHGLNIIPLRKIPDERGTIMHMLRADAPHFDKFGEVYFATAYPGVIKAWHLHTKQAQNYCCIQGMIKLVCYDDRADSPTKGVLQEIVMGDLNYVLVQIPPLLINGWKCIGTQTALLANCADMPHDPTEMKRIDPFDPAIPYDWALKHG; translated from the coding sequence ATGTCTTCGAAGATTCACGGCCTCAACATCATCCCGCTGCGCAAGATCCCCGACGAGCGCGGCACGATCATGCACATGCTCCGGGCCGACGCGCCCCATTTCGACAAGTTCGGCGAGGTCTATTTCGCCACCGCCTATCCCGGCGTGATCAAGGCCTGGCACCTGCACACCAAGCAGGCCCAGAACTATTGCTGCATCCAGGGCATGATCAAGCTGGTCTGCTACGACGACCGCGCCGACAGCCCGACCAAGGGCGTGCTGCAGGAAATCGTCATGGGCGATTTGAACTATGTGCTGGTGCAGATTCCGCCGCTGCTGATCAACGGCTGGAAGTGCATCGGGACCCAGACGGCACTGCTGGCCAATTGCGCCGACATGCCCCACGACCCCACCGAGATGAAGCGCATCGATCCCTTCGACCCGGCCATTCCCTATGACTGGGCGTTAAAGCACGGCTGA
- a CDS encoding glycosyltransferase family 2 protein — protein sequence MTPRVSIVIPTYNQADFLKECLDSVLAQSVADWECVVVNNFSADHTRDVVLAYGDPRIQLIDFANQGVIAASRNVGIRAAKAEWVAFLDSDDLWEPVKLELCLAAATDQVDLVSHPEHFLKDGVTGNVTEAAPAERCGFERLVLDGNCLSPSAVLVRRTLLERVGGFCEDREVITAEDADLWLRLAALGARMTCVDRPLGFYRLHGEQNSKGVARHMEASLTVLERHLPALPHRGGWRGRRARARIIYGAARTEQKLGRGRAALSLLARSARLWPFQPRLLPAFLLCLRALPGS from the coding sequence ATGACTCCGCGCGTCTCCATCGTCATTCCCACCTATAATCAGGCGGATTTTCTCAAGGAATGCCTGGATTCAGTGCTGGCCCAGAGCGTGGCCGACTGGGAATGCGTCGTGGTCAACAATTTCTCCGCCGATCACACCCGTGACGTGGTCCTGGCCTATGGCGATCCGCGCATCCAGCTGATCGACTTTGCCAACCAGGGCGTCATCGCCGCCTCGCGCAATGTCGGTATCCGGGCAGCCAAGGCCGAATGGGTGGCCTTCCTCGATTCCGATGATCTGTGGGAGCCGGTCAAGCTGGAACTGTGCCTGGCGGCGGCCACCGATCAGGTGGATCTGGTTTCCCACCCCGAGCACTTCCTGAAGGACGGGGTCACGGGCAACGTCACCGAAGCGGCCCCGGCCGAACGGTGCGGCTTCGAGCGTCTGGTGCTGGACGGCAATTGCCTGTCGCCATCGGCGGTGCTGGTGCGCCGGACCCTGCTGGAGCGGGTCGGTGGTTTTTGCGAGGACCGTGAGGTCATCACCGCCGAGGACGCGGATCTGTGGCTGCGTCTTGCCGCCTTGGGGGCGCGCATGACCTGTGTCGACCGGCCCCTGGGCTTTTACCGCCTGCACGGCGAGCAGAACTCCAAGGGCGTGGCCCGGCATATGGAGGCCTCGCTGACTGTGCTGGAGCGCCATCTTCCCGCCCTGCCCCACCGGGGTGGCTGGCGGGGGCGGCGTGCCCGGGCGCGGATCATCTACGGTGCGGCAAGGACCGAGCAGAAGCTGGGCCGGGGCCGGGCGGCCCTGTCGCTGCTGGCCCGTTCGGCCCGGCTGTGGCCGTTCCAGCCGCGTCTGCTGCCGGCCTTTCTCCTGTGCCTCCGGGCTTTGCCCGGGTCGTGA